In Thermobaculum terrenum ATCC BAA-798, the DNA window ATGTAGAGACTTATGATGTCACTTTCAAAGGTTATGGTGGTCAGGATATCAAAGGGTGGCTGCTAAAGCCCAAAGGGCAAAATGGAAAGATCCCGTGTGTTGTGGAATTTATAGGTTATGGTGGAGGACGAGGATTCCCTATAGACTGGCTAACGTGGAGCAGCGCAGGGTATATCCATCTAGTAATGGACACCAGAGGGCAAGGCAGCAGTTTCCTAAAGGGTGATACTCCAGACGATCCAGACGCTGCTATTGATCCCCAGTTTCCAGGATTTATGACAAGAGGAATCCTTAGCCCTACAACATACTACTACCGTAGAGTATTCACCGACGCTGTCAGAGCAGTAGAGGTCGCAAAGCAATACCCAGACGTAGACTCAGATAAGATCATAGTCACAGGCGGAAGCCAGGGCGGAGGTATAACGCTCGCGGTTGCGGGGCTAGTGCCAGACGTGTTTGCTGCGATGCCTGATGTTCCATTCCTATGCCACTATCGAAGAGCTACTGAGATCACAGACTCAGCACCCTACATAGAGATCTCAAAGTACTGCGCGGTACACAGAGACAAAGTCGATCAGGTATTTAGCACACTATCTTACTTCGATGGAGTCAACTTTGCAGCAAGAGCAAAATGTCCTGCACTGTTCTCGGTTGGCCTAATGGATGAGGTCTGTCCACCGTCCACTGTATTTGCTGCTTATAACCATTATGCTGGCCCTAAAGAGATCAGGGTCTATACATACAACCACCACGAAGGTGGAGGCAATTATCAGACTCTAGAGAAGATTAAGTTTCTACACAATTTGCTTGACGAATAAAAGCAGGAGTGAGCGACTTGAATGTTATAGGGTTCGGATGGAGATTCCCAGATTTTCCTACAGATGGTAGTAGCTTCTCTGATTTCACTCAGCAGATACGTGAAAACCTAGATGTACTGGTTAGCTACAACTACGACAGTGCCTGGGTTGCAGACCATTTTATTCCCTGGCCTGATTGGCAGGAAGAAGATACGCCCACTATAGAATGTCTTACTACGATCTCCTATTACTCAGCGTTATACCCTCAGATCAAGTGGGGATCCACCGTATTCTGTCAATCTTACAGAAACCCAGCGGCGCTAGCTAAGGCCTTCGCACAACTCTGTGCACTCAATCCAGGAAAATACATATTCGGCATAGGAGCGGGCTGGAAAGAGAAGGAATACATTGAATACAATTTTCCTTTTCCTAAACCATCAGTCAGGATAACCCAAATGGCGGAAGCTATACAGATTGCCAAGCTATTGTGGACGCAATCTAATGCAACTTTTGAGGGCAAACATTACAGAATACATGAGGCTACGGTCAACCCTAAGCCTGACCCGCTGCCACCAATTATGGTAGGTGGAGCTGGAGAGAAACTCTCTATGAGAGTAGCTGCTCAGTACGCAGACTGGTGGAACCTATCTGGGGGGAGTATAGAAACCTTCAGGCATAAACTCGAGGTGCTACGAAGACACTGTGAGGATGTTGGAAGGAGTTACGACAGTATAGTAAAGAGCTGGTCAAGCTCCTGTGTGGCTGTAGCAGACAGCTCGAGCCAGGCAGAGAGAATAGCCAGAAGCAGCCCCTTCTACAGCGAAGACAGCGCGATCTTTGGTACTCCCGATGAAGTGGCTAGGCAGGTGGAAGCACGCATATCATCCGGAGTGCAGCACTTTCAGCTAAGATTTGCAGATTTTCCAAGCACCAGAAGCATGGAACTCTTTGGTAGGGAAGTTATACCTCGCTTCCTACCATAAAATTACTAAGCAGCACTCAGTACTTTACAGCTCTGGAGCATTTTCTTACATTCCAGGGCTGTAATTATATCTTCGCGGCAATAATAATTATTAGACCTTATTGACTATTTGGTGCATAATTAGCCATAAATCCAGGTATACAAAAACAAAATGTTACAGAATGAAGTACTGATTATAATCCTGCTGGCAGTATTAGGAACAGCCACAATATTAGGTATATCAGCAAGCAAGAGAACGAGGACCTCGGATAAAGAGAGCTCAAAGCTGGTATCAGCAACTGCCTTAACTCACTTAGAAGCATGCCTAGATGCAGCAAATATACCCATGTTGATAATAGATCAGAACCTCAGCATATCTTATGCTAGTAAATCGTTACAAAACTTGATCAACTTCGTCCCCAAAGCCTTAATAGGGGCAAGTTTATTAGAGCTAATCCACAGGGAGGATCAAGAAACCGCTAAGGAGCTAATACTTCAGCAGAATCAAGCTCATGAGGTTTCACAGGCTGACGTAAAACTACGTAGGGCCGGAGATGGCTGGATTAGGGTTAGAGCTTACTCCGGCAGGCTGCCTTCCAATCTTATATTGATGCTAATACAGGATGTCTCGCTAACAGAATCTCTAAGAGTGCAGCTAGAAATCGAGCATGCAAAGATAGAGATAGCAGAAAGAGTTGCAAACCTGGGACTATGGGAAAGAGATACATCTACGGGTCAAGAGGTATGGTCCGATCAGACCTTCAAGATTTATGGACTCAAACCCGGATCCCTGGAGCCAAGCTATGAGTATCTACTTAGAATAGTACATCCGGATGACAGGGATCGTGTCGATAGTGCCTATAGGGACTCTATAAAGGCTTTAAGCGCATACGACGTTTCTTACAGAATACTACTTCCAGACAGCAGTATAAGAGTAGTACACAGTAAAGCTCAAATAGTAAAAGGGGCTGATTCACACCTGCTACTTACAGGCACGGTTCAGGATGTGACCGAGCAGAAGGTGAACGAAGAGAGTTTACTTAGGCAAGCTCTCCATGACCCATTAACTGGTCTTCCAAACAGGGTAATGCTAGGGCAGCAACTCGAGAAGCTCCTTGCCTCCAACAGAAGCCGCAGCATTGCCGTCTTGTTTCTGGACCTAGATAACTTTAAAGCAGTAAATGACAACCTGGGACACCAAGCAGGAGATTCTCTGTTAGTTGCAGTCGCCCGCAGGCTCAGTGCTAACCTACGCCCAACCGACTTTGCAGCGCGATTTGGAGGGGATGAATTCACTGTAGTGGTTACAAAGGTGAAGAGCATCGACTATGTCGTATCAATAGCAAAGCGGATCATCGAATCCATCAGTCAGCCATTTGATATAGCTGGGGAACGCGTATATACATCCACCAGCATAGGGATAGCACTATGCTCCTCTTCAGAAGATTCCGCCTCATCACTACTAAGAAAAGCTGATATTGCTTTGTACAAGTCAAAGTCACTGGGAAGAGGCACTTATGTCATCTTTGATCAATCCATGGAACAGGAAGCCTCAGAGATACTGGAACTAGAGCGCAACTTGAGAACGGCCATACAAAACGACCAGTTCATAGTGCATTATCAGCCCATAGTGGACGCTGCCACAGGCAAGGTAGAAATGATAGAAGCTTTGCTCAGGTGGAATTCTCCCAATGGGATTTTAAGTCCCGACAAGTTTATCCCCATCGCTGAGGAAGTTGGATTAATCAACACACTAGGAGAATTAGTGCTTAATAAAGCATGTGAGCAGACTGCATATTTGAAAGCAACTACCGGAGCTAAGTTCATAACAAGTATAAACGTATCTGCAAAACAACTTAGGCAACCTCACTTCACTAACAATCTAGAATCTATGCTTCACAAGTATGACTTACAGCCAAAAGATGTACAGTTGGAAATCACCGAAAACGCACTGGTAGAAGAGGTAGAATGCATAACGAACGCGCTTAAAGAAATCAAGACTCTAGGAATAAGGATAGCAATAGATGATTTCGGGACTGGGTATTCAAGCCTAAGCTATCTCAGAAAATTGCCAATTGATCTCATCAAGATAGATCAATCATTCGTCAAAATGCTACCTAATGATGAGGAACATAGAGCAATAATTTACACAATTATCTCCTTAGCTTGCTCCCTTGACCTGGAAATAATCGCGGAAGGCGTAGAGGAAAAGTCACAGAGGGAGATCTTATTATCCATGGGCTGCAAGTTCATACAGGGAAATCTAATATCTCACCCAGTTGACCTAGAGAGCATCAAGCTAATATTAGGCCACACATCCCCCAAGTGAAGCAGTAATTTCAAGGCTCATAGAAGAAGCAACC includes these proteins:
- a CDS encoding acetylxylan esterase gives rise to the protein MPFFDLSLDELQKYLPPRQEPSDFDNFWNNTLQEARAIPINARFEPIDFGLRNVETYDVTFKGYGGQDIKGWLLKPKGQNGKIPCVVEFIGYGGGRGFPIDWLTWSSAGYIHLVMDTRGQGSSFLKGDTPDDPDAAIDPQFPGFMTRGILSPTTYYYRRVFTDAVRAVEVAKQYPDVDSDKIIVTGGSQGGGITLAVAGLVPDVFAAMPDVPFLCHYRRATEITDSAPYIEISKYCAVHRDKVDQVFSTLSYFDGVNFAARAKCPALFSVGLMDEVCPPSTVFAAYNHYAGPKEIRVYTYNHHEGGGNYQTLEKIKFLHNLLDE
- a CDS encoding sensor domain-containing protein encodes the protein MLQNEVLIIILLAVLGTATILGISASKRTRTSDKESSKLVSATALTHLEACLDAANIPMLIIDQNLSISYASKSLQNLINFVPKALIGASLLELIHREDQETAKELILQQNQAHEVSQADVKLRRAGDGWIRVRAYSGRLPSNLILMLIQDVSLTESLRVQLEIEHAKIEIAERVANLGLWERDTSTGQEVWSDQTFKIYGLKPGSLEPSYEYLLRIVHPDDRDRVDSAYRDSIKALSAYDVSYRILLPDSSIRVVHSKAQIVKGADSHLLLTGTVQDVTEQKVNEESLLRQALHDPLTGLPNRVMLGQQLEKLLASNRSRSIAVLFLDLDNFKAVNDNLGHQAGDSLLVAVARRLSANLRPTDFAARFGGDEFTVVVTKVKSIDYVVSIAKRIIESISQPFDIAGERVYTSTSIGIALCSSSEDSASSLLRKADIALYKSKSLGRGTYVIFDQSMEQEASEILELERNLRTAIQNDQFIVHYQPIVDAATGKVEMIEALLRWNSPNGILSPDKFIPIAEEVGLINTLGELVLNKACEQTAYLKATTGAKFITSINVSAKQLRQPHFTNNLESMLHKYDLQPKDVQLEITENALVEEVECITNALKEIKTLGIRIAIDDFGTGYSSLSYLRKLPIDLIKIDQSFVKMLPNDEEHRAIIYTIISLACSLDLEIIAEGVEEKSQREILLSMGCKFIQGNLISHPVDLESIKLILGHTSPK
- a CDS encoding LLM class flavin-dependent oxidoreductase — its product is MNVIGFGWRFPDFPTDGSSFSDFTQQIRENLDVLVSYNYDSAWVADHFIPWPDWQEEDTPTIECLTTISYYSALYPQIKWGSTVFCQSYRNPAALAKAFAQLCALNPGKYIFGIGAGWKEKEYIEYNFPFPKPSVRITQMAEAIQIAKLLWTQSNATFEGKHYRIHEATVNPKPDPLPPIMVGGAGEKLSMRVAAQYADWWNLSGGSIETFRHKLEVLRRHCEDVGRSYDSIVKSWSSSCVAVADSSSQAERIARSSPFYSEDSAIFGTPDEVARQVEARISSGVQHFQLRFADFPSTRSMELFGREVIPRFLP